One Bacteroidota bacterium DNA segment encodes these proteins:
- a CDS encoding DUF4157 domain-containing protein, with product MKGGKRIRKYEDEQKKKLSRKGNGVDNTFAKKVYGKFDYDKVMRQLDDMISQTSNFRANPNFQHGYSIHAKLEISHPGDESEMQADEMADSFMHGNAKHTQHILSHHIPEVSRKGEGGGMETSNEFDQQLQGTKGQGQKLDESTKGELEEHMGADLSDVRIHDNAQSKEMSEEINAKAFTHGQDIYFGDGKFDTESEAGKKLLAHELTHTLQHKGNVKRKIQRSMKFEFQTENKIYAINNTGAPDQKLLPRKFGETSTTFDEDPHNEAGGDQPSYLAVGTHGGPARSAGNVFVEADAPLYMKEDTGADISKKPQFLKVYRVLKPIIKGKPVQKGQLKLIAEMNNGSDPDMKGKFNPNTFEFGYYDTNNKQVNVHLDEDGNFQDGIVKFMKVAKKEKWKETTVGKGGKTTVTIIDTTKPSEFTQERQFKAQVDKKTIIGTPFVAGQLIFKPIKNNAKDLKLKSGEYNPEMYEFTYLNKDGTPLKIHLDKDATFQNGHVKLMRQQYLPESEQTAIELQAEHGGFVEFETPKWFRDWDELKMRIDDAVKMTQTISNSTEITDPIIIKALGGVDKAKGQSIRKWPFDTKNLKYLTSTNRSLVVKIVDPLWYAKIQASESIPLSQYSDVLTKHYGAAYAKKFSDPAYKIFNAAYDGSALKNKPKTVFENLLNKSLFQNLIGFLEVILNYIYEGQTEEMYSRNSDKAVYSKAAFHLMARTNFASMYKDLLSADEKTLFNAIVNDKNNPIMKEIEGPINIRRLEILNQKKAEKTNPSTKPSASELKDYPIYWDYDRWKPIKLTRESTLFFNKVGTKPKIATFGPKIYDWLVSIIGGTDKLTPSHDASISASQGVRNVQNKPGDKDYKLAQFEVRGGPSLPASGWVNYVKNVFDAAKERGGDTPDDPSTAGKNEASKTGLKK from the coding sequence ATGAAAGGCGGAAAACGGATACGCAAATACGAGGACGAACAAAAGAAAAAACTTTCCCGAAAGGGAAACGGGGTTGACAACACTTTTGCGAAAAAGGTTTATGGAAAATTCGATTACGATAAAGTGATGCGGCAATTGGATGATATGATCTCGCAGACCTCAAACTTCCGCGCGAATCCGAATTTTCAGCATGGCTATTCTATCCATGCGAAACTGGAAATTTCCCATCCGGGAGATGAATCGGAAATGCAGGCGGACGAAATGGCGGATTCATTTATGCACGGTAACGCGAAGCACACTCAGCATATTCTTTCACATCACATCCCTGAAGTTTCAAGAAAAGGGGAAGGCGGTGGAATGGAAACCTCGAACGAATTCGACCAGCAGTTGCAGGGAACAAAAGGGCAGGGACAGAAACTTGATGAATCAACGAAGGGAGAGTTGGAAGAACACATGGGAGCAGATTTGTCAGATGTACGAATACATGATAATGCACAGTCGAAGGAAATGTCGGAAGAAATAAATGCCAAGGCTTTCACTCATGGTCAGGACATTTATTTCGGTGATGGGAAATTTGATACTGAATCTGAAGCAGGAAAGAAATTGTTGGCTCATGAGCTAACGCACACATTACAGCATAAAGGAAATGTGAAGAGAAAGATTCAGCGCTCGATGAAATTTGAGTTTCAGACCGAGAATAAAATCTATGCAATTAATAATACTGGTGCTCCTGATCAAAAATTACTCCCGCGTAAGTTTGGCGAAACCAGTACAACTTTCGATGAAGACCCTCACAATGAGGCGGGGGGAGACCAACCATCTTATCTTGCGGTAGGGACTCATGGAGGACCAGCTAGAAGTGCAGGAAATGTCTTTGTTGAAGCTGATGCCCCATTATATATGAAGGAAGACACAGGTGCTGATATTAGCAAAAAACCTCAATTCCTAAAAGTTTACAGAGTTCTAAAACCAATAATTAAAGGTAAACCAGTACAAAAAGGACAATTGAAACTTATTGCGGAGATGAACAATGGTTCTGATCCTGATATGAAGGGTAAGTTTAATCCGAATACTTTTGAGTTTGGATATTATGATACAAATAACAAGCAAGTGAACGTGCATCTTGATGAAGATGGCAATTTTCAAGATGGCATTGTCAAATTTATGAAGGTTGCAAAAAAGGAAAAATGGAAAGAAACAACTGTTGGAAAAGGTGGAAAAACTACTGTTACAATTATTGATACGACAAAACCATCTGAATTTACCCAAGAGCGACAGTTCAAAGCTCAGGTAGATAAAAAGACAATCATTGGTACACCTTTTGTTGCCGGACAATTGATTTTTAAACCAATAAAAAATAATGCTAAAGACCTTAAACTAAAATCAGGCGAGTACAATCCAGAGATGTATGAGTTTACATATTTAAATAAGGATGGTACTCCGTTGAAGATACATCTGGATAAAGATGCCACCTTTCAAAATGGACACGTCAAATTAATGAGGCAACAATATCTACCGGAATCAGAACAGACAGCAATTGAGTTGCAAGCAGAACACGGAGGCTTTGTGGAATTTGAAACGCCCAAATGGTTTCGGGATTGGGATGAATTGAAAATGCGAATAGATGATGCTGTCAAAATGACCCAGACAATAAGTAACTCTACGGAGATTACTGATCCAATTATTATAAAAGCTTTGGGAGGTGTTGACAAAGCAAAAGGGCAATCAATCCGTAAATGGCCATTTGACACCAAGAATCTTAAGTATCTTACTTCTACTAACCGGAGCCTCGTAGTTAAAATTGTAGATCCTCTCTGGTATGCAAAAATTCAGGCTTCAGAATCAATTCCACTTTCACAATATAGTGACGTATTGACAAAACATTATGGGGCAGCATATGCTAAAAAATTCAGTGACCCAGCATACAAAATTTTTAATGCTGCTTATGACGGCTCAGCTCTAAAGAATAAACCCAAAACAGTATTTGAAAATTTATTAAACAAAAGCCTTTTTCAAAATCTGATAGGTTTTTTAGAAGTGATATTGAATTATATTTATGAAGGCCAGACAGAGGAAATGTATTCTAGAAATTCGGACAAAGCAGTTTATTCTAAAGCTGCTTTTCACCTGATGGCGAGAACCAATTTCGCCTCCATGTATAAAGACTTGCTAAGTGCTGATGAAAAGACTTTATTCAACGCCATTGTGAATGATAAAAACAATCCAATAATGAAGGAAATTGAGGGGCCAATTAATATTAGGCGTCTAGAAATATTAAATCAGAAAAAAGCAGAAAAAACCAATCCAAGTACAAAACCAAGTGCTAGCGAATTGAAAGACTATCCTATTTATTGGGATTATGACCGATGGAAGCCAATTAAGCTTACAAGAGAAAGTACTTTGTTTTTTAATAAGGTTGGAACAAAGCCAAAGATTGCCACTTTTGGTCCAAAGATTTACGATTGGCTTGTAAGTATTATAGGGGGAACAGATAAATTAACACCATCACATGATGCTAGTATTAGCGCTTCTCAGGGTGTCAGAAACGTGCAAAATAAACCAGGTGACAAGGACTACAAACTTGCTCAGTTTGAAGTTCGGGGAGGACCTAGTCTACCAGCTTCTGGATGGGTTAATTATGTGAAAAATGTATTTGATGCGGCAAAAGAAAGAGGAGGTGATACTCCTGATGATCCGTCAACCGCTGGTAAAAATGAAGCTTCGAAAACTGGTTTGAAAAAATAG
- a CDS encoding ATP-binding protein has translation MDKSPISGNPVNFQCINGELNWLLRCIQNMMQPSAPAFLPLPPLDPNSSYGKLIAEHALTDTDRVLFNLAFAANFAPEIIDPLAQAANDPQWKNYTGGFFKEGSAIFHPTVRTALFLLAGKDQESRSYYASYFHNKQRIFTSSFISPTPQHPNSVFLDNEIIFNDQFLATLLHGESPRLDGEQGFPARRSIATHTMADVMLGEKTRWEIAKLGNFTKHMKKLWEINKNRKVRNNFISIFSGDPGTGKSHTAEAVGNEFGLPVYKINFAQMVSKYIGETEKNLEKVFDRFDKQPCILFFDEAEAIFSKRTEVSDSHDQHANNLQSFLLQKVEEFTGIIVLATNVQNLTQYFDKGFQRRIRLIVTFTFPDYPERLRIWNNALFEPYVFENGLTEKLAKNYQLTGGSIYNVVSDGVIEAMEKETETITFELLEEAMKDEFKKTSRKYDICTDEMVPQDAARRFGVGYEQRKNF, from the coding sequence ATGGATAAGTCACCTATCTCCGGCAATCCGGTCAACTTCCAATGCATCAACGGTGAATTGAATTGGCTTTTACGTTGCATTCAGAATATGATGCAACCTTCAGCACCAGCATTTCTTCCTCTACCTCCTCTTGATCCAAATTCTTCTTACGGAAAACTGATAGCTGAGCATGCGCTTACTGATACTGACCGGGTGCTGTTCAATCTTGCCTTTGCCGCAAATTTCGCTCCCGAAATAATTGATCCGCTCGCGCAGGCGGCAAATGACCCACAGTGGAAAAATTATACAGGCGGATTTTTCAAAGAGGGTTCGGCAATTTTTCATCCAACGGTTCGCACCGCACTTTTTCTGCTTGCCGGAAAAGATCAGGAATCGAGATCGTATTACGCAAGTTATTTTCATAACAAACAACGCATTTTTACAAGCAGTTTTATCTCGCCGACACCACAACATCCGAATTCAGTATTTCTTGATAATGAAATTATTTTCAATGACCAGTTTCTCGCAACACTTCTTCACGGCGAGTCACCGCGATTGGATGGAGAGCAAGGTTTTCCGGCACGCAGAAGCATAGCAACACATACTATGGCAGATGTAATGCTCGGAGAAAAAACACGTTGGGAAATTGCAAAGCTTGGCAATTTCACCAAGCACATGAAAAAACTGTGGGAGATAAACAAGAACAGGAAAGTGCGTAACAATTTCATCAGCATTTTCAGCGGGGATCCGGGAACGGGAAAAAGTCATACGGCGGAAGCGGTCGGAAATGAATTTGGTTTACCGGTGTACAAAATAAATTTTGCACAGATGGTAAGCAAGTATATTGGTGAAACGGAAAAAAATCTTGAAAAAGTTTTTGACCGTTTTGATAAACAACCCTGCATTTTATTCTTTGACGAAGCGGAAGCAATTTTCAGCAAACGAACGGAAGTAAGCGATTCGCACGATCAGCATGCGAATAATCTTCAATCGTTTTTACTGCAAAAAGTTGAAGAATTCACCGGAATAATTGTTCTTGCTACGAACGTTCAGAATCTCACGCAATATTTTGACAAGGGATTTCAACGCAGAATACGGCTGATTGTCACTTTCACATTCCCGGATTATCCTGAACGTTTGAGAATCTGGAATAACGCTCTTTTTGAACCGTATGTTTTTGAAAATGGTCTGACAGAAAAACTCGCAAAGAACTATCAACTTACGGGCGGAAGTATTTACAATGTCGTTTCAGATGGTGTGATTGAAGCGATGGAAAAAGAAACTGAAACAATCACTTTTGAATTACTCGAAGAAGCAATGAAAGATGAATTCAAAAAGACAAGTCGCAAATATGACATCTGTACCGACGAAATGGTTCCGCAGGATGCGGCAAGACGTTTCGGTGTAGGATACGAACAACGCAAAAATTTCTAA